The proteins below come from a single Serpentinimonas raichei genomic window:
- the rnk gene encoding nucleoside diphosphate kinase regulator yields the protein MEQKPPITISSLDAVRLEKMLDSLGGKQIPNKEDLRAELDRANIVEPEDMPHDVVTMNSTVIFRMESSSKEFSLTLVYPSDIDEGGGKISVLAPVGSALLGLREGDEISWPKPGGGLLKVRILKVAYQPEHSGDFRR from the coding sequence ATGGAACAAAAGCCACCTATCACCATATCCTCGCTTGATGCGGTGCGACTTGAAAAAATGCTCGATTCACTTGGCGGCAAGCAGATTCCAAACAAAGAGGATCTACGAGCCGAGCTAGACCGGGCCAATATTGTGGAGCCGGAGGACATGCCACATGACGTCGTCACAATGAACTCAACGGTAATCTTCCGGATGGAGTCATCTAGTAAGGAGTTCTCCCTGACGCTTGTCTATCCAAGCGACATTGACGAAGGCGGGGGAAAAATATCGGTTCTTGCCCCTGTTGGCAGTGCACTTCTCGGATTACGAGAGGGCGACGAGATATCTTGGCCCAAGCCCGGCGGTGGATTGCTCAAAGTGCGTATCCTGAAAGTTGCATATCAACCTGAGCACTCCGGTGACTTTCGGCGGTAG
- a CDS encoding DUF2726 domain-containing protein, translated as MNTALVVLILLAIVVAVLLYLKKRGLLEGSGSGQWPFYVKKPLTQPEQVLYHRLVKALPEHIVLAQVQVSRVLGVKKGSNFNEWNNRINRLSYDFVVCSKDSTVLAAIELDDKSHEPNRRMATDEKKNKATADAGLLLIRWNVKALPDESAIQRALRNEA; from the coding sequence TTGAATACCGCCTTAGTAGTTCTCATCCTTCTCGCGATTGTCGTCGCCGTTCTGCTGTACCTGAAGAAACGGGGCCTTCTAGAAGGCAGCGGTAGCGGGCAGTGGCCGTTCTACGTCAAGAAGCCACTCACCCAGCCTGAACAGGTCCTATATCACCGGCTAGTGAAGGCACTACCTGAACACATCGTGTTGGCGCAGGTGCAGGTCTCAAGGGTCTTGGGCGTGAAGAAGGGTTCGAACTTCAACGAATGGAACAACCGAATCAATCGCCTGAGCTATGACTTTGTTGTTTGCTCGAAAGACTCAACCGTGTTGGCAGCCATCGAACTTGATGACAAGTCGCATGAGCCAAACCGCAGAATGGCAACGGACGAGAAGAAGAACAAAGCTACCGCAGACGCTGGCCTACTCCTGATTCGATGGAATGTGAAAGCTCTACCCGATGAATCAGCTATTCAGCGGGCACTGCGCAATGAGGCCTAA
- a CDS encoding phospholipase D family protein — protein sequence MAKFLNTSATNYFLEELIKDAKDRLILISPFLKLNDKMKELLADKNRLKIDVRIVYGKSELQPEEINWLKELTYIRTSFCKNLHAKCYLNEELCIITSLNLYEFSQVNNNEMSVLIRRSGDAELYKEAYEEAQRIIRISDEVRITLERVAHESENKPETEESFEKLTSSKLAQKLGMKTNEFVEKLVAAGHLEARDEKHYLTAKGKEAGGEFRVSPKFGTYFLWPASFKL from the coding sequence ATGGCGAAGTTTCTGAACACAAGCGCGACAAACTACTTCCTCGAAGAGTTGATCAAAGATGCCAAAGACAGGCTCATCCTAATCAGCCCATTTCTGAAGCTCAACGATAAAATGAAAGAGCTTCTCGCTGATAAGAACCGCCTGAAAATTGACGTGCGAATAGTCTACGGAAAGAGCGAGCTTCAACCCGAAGAAATAAACTGGCTCAAAGAGCTTACTTACATTCGCACCAGCTTCTGCAAAAACTTGCACGCCAAGTGCTATCTCAATGAAGAACTGTGTATTATTACGAGCCTCAACCTCTACGAGTTCAGCCAAGTCAATAACAACGAAATGAGCGTTCTAATTCGCCGCTCCGGCGATGCTGAACTATACAAGGAAGCGTACGAAGAAGCGCAGCGCATTATTCGCATCAGTGACGAGGTGCGCATCACACTTGAGAGAGTAGCGCACGAATCTGAGAACAAGCCGGAAACCGAGGAATCTTTTGAAAAGCTAACCTCATCCAAGCTCGCACAGAAGCTTGGAATGAAAACCAACGAGTTCGTTGAAAAACTCGTCGCCGCCGGCCACCTTGAGGCCCGTGACGAAAAACACTACCTCACGGCAAAAGGTAAAGAGGCTGGCGGTGAATTCCGCGTGAGTCCAAAATTCGGCACTTACTTTCTATGGCCAGCGAGTTTCAAACTCTGA
- a CDS encoding IS3 family transposase (programmed frameshift), with protein sequence MNKTVRARYTLEFKQEAVRLVHAGQSIAAAARSLGVVEQTLFNWIKVDRQGKLTGADSKVVSAEQMEISRLRAELARVKMERDILGKSDGVLRESAEVKYAFINRHRRVWPISVQCRVLEASVAGYHEHFVRVASAAQRRHLSDDALLVHIKVIYAETRGCYGWPRTWRELLARGILVGKERVRKLMQLHGIRAKGKRRFKVTTDSKHDLPIASNLLDRQFDVTEPDKVWVGDITYIHTDEGWLFLAVVIDLFSRQVVGWSLREDMGRDIVIDALRMAWFKRHPGKQAGLIFHSDRGSQYASQDFRDVLSEYGATASMSRRGNCWDNACSETLFGSLKVERLHGQRFVTRRQAKDEVIDWVLWYNSTRLHSTLAYVSPMRFEKNWLAAQAKQANS encoded by the exons ATGAACAAGACAGTGCGGGCGCGCTACACGCTGGAGTTCAAGCAAGAGGCGGTGCGGTTGGTGCACGCAGGGCAAAGCATCGCGGCAGCGGCCAGGTCGCTGGGCGTGGTCGAGCAGACGCTGTTCAACTGGATCAAGGTTGACCGGCAGGGCAAGCTTACAGGGGCTGACAGCAAGGTCGTGAGCGCCGAGCAGATGGAGATCAGTCGGCTGCGGGCCGAGCTGGCGCGCGTGAAGATGGAGCGTGACATCTTGG GGAAAAGCGACGGCGTACTTCGCGAAAGCGCAGAAGTGAAGTACGCCTTCATCAACCGGCACCGCCGGGTGTGGCCGATCTCGGTGCAGTGCCGGGTGCTTGAGGCCAGCGTGGCCGGGTACCACGAGCATTTTGTGCGGGTGGCCAGCGCGGCGCAGCGGCGCCACCTCAGTGACGATGCGCTGCTGGTGCATATCAAGGTCATTTACGCCGAGACGCGCGGCTGCTACGGCTGGCCACGCACATGGAGAGAGCTGCTGGCCAGGGGCATCCTCGTGGGCAAGGAGCGGGTGCGCAAGCTGATGCAGTTGCACGGCATCAGGGCCAAGGGCAAGCGCCGCTTCAAGGTCACCACGGACAGCAAGCACGATCTGCCGATTGCGTCCAACCTGCTTGATCGACAGTTCGATGTGACCGAACCCGACAAGGTCTGGGTGGGCGACATCACCTACATCCACACCGACGAAGGCTGGTTGTTCTTGGCGGTTGTGATCGACCTGTTCAGCCGCCAGGTGGTAGGCTGGTCGCTGCGTGAGGACATGGGTCGCGACATCGTCATCGACGCGCTGCGCATGGCCTGGTTCAAGCGCCATCCGGGCAAGCAAGCTGGGCTGATCTTTCACAGCGACCGTGGCAGCCAATACGCCAGTCAGGACTTCCGGGATGTGCTGAGCGAGTACGGTGCCACGGCTTCGATGAGTCGGCGCGGCAATTGCTGGGACAATGCCTGCAGCGAGACGCTGTTCGGATCGTTGAAGGTAGAGCGGCTACACGGGCAGCGCTTCGTGACAAGGCGCCAAGCCAAGGACGAGGTCATCGACTGGGTACTCTGGTACAACAGCACCCGGCTACACTCGACGCTGGCTTACGTCAGCCCGATGCGCTTCGAGAAAAACTGGCTCGCGGCTCAGGCCAAGCAAGCCAATTCGTGA
- a CDS encoding TspO/MBR family protein yields MWSVLFVLMGTSAWLVWRRKGFSGAGTALKLYLAQLVVNALWSWLFFAWHLGALALADIALLWLLIAGTIVAFWRHHQVAALLLLPYLAWVSFAAALNYSLWQLNPAVLG; encoded by the coding sequence GTGTGGTCTGTCTTGTTTGTGCTCATGGGCACGTCAGCTTGGCTTGTTTGGCGCAGGAAGGGCTTCAGTGGTGCGGGCACAGCCCTGAAGCTATACCTCGCACAGCTTGTCGTCAACGCCCTTTGGTCATGGCTCTTCTTCGCTTGGCATCTGGGTGCCTTGGCGCTTGCCGACATTGCGCTGCTGTGGCTGCTGATCGCGGGAACGATCGTCGCGTTCTGGCGGCATCACCAGGTTGCGGCGCTTCTGCTGCTGCCGTACTTGGCTTGGGTGAGCTTTGCCGCTGCGTTGAACTATTCGCTATGGCAGCTGAATCCAGCAGTGCTCGGTTGA